The genomic region GGGATTATTTCTTCACCGGGGTGATCTCAAGGATCGTGCCGTTGGTGGTCTTGAGCAGCACGAACTTGTCGCCTACCCGCGCCCACTGATTATCATCCCCCGGAGCCTTCAGACCGCGTTTTTTCCAATCGCTGACCGCCGACTCCTTGCGCATCAGCATATCCGGCGCGCGGTCACCTTCTTTCAGGTCCCGGGCATTGATATTTGAAGGTTGCACGGTTTCCTGAGGGGTATCACCGGCCTGCACGACAAAGCTGGCGGTGGACAGGCCGGCGGCGACCAGCAGGCAGGCGGCTAGGGTTTTAGACTTCATGGGTGCTCCTTCAATTAATGGTGCGTACCCAGTGTCCGACCGCAACGACGCAGAATCATTCAGCCTGCCTACCTTGCAGCAAGCTCCTACCACAAGGTAGTAGTCACTGCGCAGGTGTGCCTTGGTGAAACACCATCCGCCACTGCCCTCGCTCTTCGCGCCATACCGAACTGCGCAATGAATCGCCCACGCCTTGCCGATGACCGCGATAGGTCACCAGTGCCACGTTGGCGCTGAGCATTTTCAGCGCAAATTCAGTCATACGTCGCTCGGAAAACACCTCATCCTGCAACCCGGCAATCACCTCGGCCTTGCTGCCCCAGACAGCGCCACTGGCACCAAACTCAACAAAATCATCCGCCAGCAGTTGCCCCAGCCGGTGCGCATCCGAGCGCGTCGTACACGTCTGAAGTTCCTGTTCCAGCGCGAATAAATGCGCCTCGAGTTCCATCACCATTGCCCCCGTGAAATTAATCCTGTAATTTTTCATGAAATTATCCAATACAAATTTCATGACCCCACAAGAAGAACTCGCCACCCTCGCAGCGCTGATCCACGACCTGCGCAAGCACAAGAAGCTCACCCTGGCCCAACTCGCGCAAAAAATCGAGCGG from Pseudomonas synxantha harbors:
- a CDS encoding DUF4440 domain-containing protein yields the protein MKNYRINFTGAMVMELEAHLFALEQELQTCTTRSDAHRLGQLLADDFVEFGASGAVWGSKAEVIAGLQDEVFSERRMTEFALKMLSANVALVTYRGHRQGVGDSLRSSVWREERGQWRMVFHQGTPAQ
- a CDS encoding RcnB family protein; its protein translation is MKSKTLAACLLVAAGLSTASFVVQAGDTPQETVQPSNINARDLKEGDRAPDMLMRKESAVSDWKKRGLKAPGDDNQWARVGDKFVLLKTTNGTILEITPVKK